CTCGATCCGATCAACGCACAGACGGCTGCGCGCTTCGTGCCGCCGCTCGGGCGGTGGCGCAAGATCGAACCGCAACGGGCGGCTCTAATGCGCGAGCAGCTTGAGAGGATCGCAAAGGCCGAGAAGCTGTCGCGCGATACTTATGAGCAGGTTTCCAGAAGCTTGGCTGATTGAGGAAATGCGCGTGCCGCAAGCACATGACTTGGTGCAATCGGATCGACTCGAGATTGCCCATGGGTTCCTGACCGGTCCCCAATCGGACAGGCGAGAGCTGGACCGGATAGGGGGCGATGCGCCGACAGCGTTGCTCAAGCAGGTGCATTCTGCAGACTGCATAGTCGTGGGAATCGATTTCGATTTCGAGAGCCGGCCCGAGGCGGATGCGATGGTGACCAAAGTGCCGCAGATTCGCCTGGCGATCGTTACCGCCGACTGTGCGCCGGTTTTGCTTCAAGATGCCGACGCGGGGGTGATCGGTGCGGCCCACGCCGGCTGGCGCGGTGCGCATGGCGGTGTCCTCGAGAACACCGTCGCGGCGATGGAGGCACTCGGCGCCCGGCCAGCTCGCATTGCCGCCGTGATCGGTCCGTGCATCGCACAGGCCAATTATGAGGTAGACGACGCTTTCCGGGCGAAGTTCGAAAGGGGCGAGCACCGCTTTTTCGAGGCCGGTCGTGAAGGTCACTGGCAGTTCGATTTGGAGGGCTATGCGGCGTGGCGTTTGTCGCTCGCAGGGGTGGAGGATATCGATCGCCTATCGCTCGATACCTATGCGAACGAATCGGAGTTTTACTCCTACCGACGGGCCACGCACCGCAGGGAGCCAACCGAGGGTCGCCAGTTCAGCGCAATCTGCCTGACCGAATAGTTGCGCAAAGCCGAACTCGTCTGGCCAAAATGGCGGTTGGCAAGGGGGCGCAATAAGGCTAGAGGCCCGGACCAAACCGGGACACCGGGGGCTTTCGCACAGGCTTTTTCGCCTCGGGCATTGCCCGCACCGGGTTTCCGGGCAACGGATCGCAATTCTTTCACGTCGTTTGCCAAGTCGGGCACTCGACCCGCAAGGCAGGCAAGGCAACGCGCTGATGGCAGACACAACTGCAACCGCTTCCACTGAAACCGTAGCACAGACCGATGACGGAATCCGTCGTCGCGACTTCCTCGACATCGCCGCGATCGGCGCTGCCGGCGTCGGCGGTCTCGCCGTGGTTTATCCGCTGGTTACCCAAATGGCTCCGTCCAAGGATGTCCTGGCAGCCAGCTCGACCGAAGTAGACGTTTCCAGCATCGAGCCGGGCCAAGCCATCAAGGCGGTCTTCCGCAAGCAGCCGCTGTTCGTGAAGCGCCTCACCGATGCGGAAATCGCCGCGGCAAATGCCACGCCTGCGGGTTCGCTTCGTGATCCCCAAAGCCTTGAGGACCGCACCAAGGAAGGTCACCGCGACATTCTGGTCACAATGGGCGTCTGCACCCACCTCGGCTGTGTGCCGTTGGGCGCTGCGGAAGGCGAAGTGAAAGGTGAATACGGCGGCTATTTCTGCCCCTGCCACGGTTCGCACTACGATACTGCCGGCCGTATCAGGAAGGGTCCGGCCCCGACGAACCTCGAAGTGCCGGAGTACGAGTTTACCTCGGACACGGTAATCCAGGTCGGTTGAGCTAGAAGACGAGAGACACAGACATGAGCTTTCCCTGGGCACGCGAATATCAGCCGAGCAACGGCTTCACCCGCTTCCTCGACGAGAAGCTGCCGCTTCCGCGCCTCGTCTATAATGCCGTCGGTGCCGGTTATCCGGTCCCGCGCAACCTTTCCTATTTCTGGAATTTCGGCGTTCTCGCCGGGTTCTTCCTCGTGCTGCAGATCGTCACCGGCGTCGTGCTGGCGATGCACTATGCTGCAAACGCCCAGGTCGCTTTCGCGACGACCGAGCACATCATGCGCAACGTCAATTGGGGCTGGATGATGCGCTACGCCCACGCAAACGGGGCGAGCTTCTTCTTCATCGTCGTCTACATGCACATCTTCCGCGGCCTGTTCTATTCGAGCTACAAGGCTCCGCGCGAGATGATCTGGCTGCTCGGCGTCGTCATCTTCCTGCTCATGATGGCTACCGCCTTCATGGGTTACGTCCTTCCCTGGGGCCAGATGAGCTTCTGGGGTGCCAAGGTCATTACCGGTCTGTTCGGCGCAATCCCGCTGGTCGGTGAACCGATCCAGATCTGGCTACTCGGCGGTTTCGCTCCCGACAACGCCGCTCTGAACCGCTTCTTCTCGCTGCATTTCCTGCTGCCCTTCGTCATCGCCGGTGTGGTCATCCTCCACATCTGGGCGCTGCACATCCCGGGTTCCTCGAACCCGACGGGCGTCGAGGTGAAGAGCGAAAGCGACACGGTTCCGTTCCACCCGTATTACACGGCGAAGGATGGTTTCGGCCTCGGCGTCGTGCTGCTGGCTTACTTCGCGATGGTCTTCTTCCTGCCCAACGCGCTCGGTCACCCGGACAACTACATCGAAGCCAACCCGCTTTCGACGCCGGCGCACATCGTTCCGGAATGGTATTTCTGGCCGTTCTACGCGATCCTGCGTGCCTTCACTGTCGACTTCATCCTTCCGGCAAAGCTGTGGGGTGTGATCGCGATGTTCGCATCGATCCTGCTGTGGTTCTTCCTGCCCTGGCTGGACAAGTCGCCGGTTCGCAGCGGCCACTACCGTCCGCTGTTCCGCAAGTTCTTCTGGTTCGGCCTGATCCCGACGATGATCGTCCTGTTCATCTGCGGCGGCGCTCCGGCCGAGGAGCCTTATGTGATGCTCAGCCAGATCGCCACGGCGTACTACTTCCTGCACTTCCTGGTGATTCTGCCGATCATCAGCAGTGTCGAAAAGCCCGAACCCTTGCCTTATTCGATCACCGAGGCGGTGCTCGGTTCGGACAAGAAGGCCGTGCTCGGCGAAAACACGACGCCGGCCGTCTAAGCGATACGAGAAAGATCTTCAGGTCATGACCAAACTTCTCAGCGTCCGCCTCGTAGCCATCCTGGTTGGCCTCGGCTTCGCATTTGTTGCCCTCTTCGCTTTCGTCATCGGCGCCTATAACGCCGCAACGGAAGAGGCCGCCGGCCACGTGCCTTACGAAAAGCCGCAGGACATCGCGTTCTCGTTCGACGGGCCTTTCGGCAAGTGGGACAAGGCGCAGCTCCAGCGCGGCCTCAAGGTCTACGACGAAGTCTGCTCGGCATGTCACAGCCTCAAGTTCGTGGCTTTCCGCAACCTCGAAGAACTCGGCTACGACGAAGGTCAGGTGAAAGCCTACGCAGCCTCCAAGCAGGTGCCGGGGATCGACCCTAACACGGGTGAAGCTGCGATGCGTCCGGGGCTGCCGACCGATTACTTCCCGTCGCCTTATCCCAACGCCGTGGCCGCTGCCGCTGCCAACAACAATGCGATCCCGCCGGACCTTTCGCTGATCACGAAGGCACGCGGTGACGGCACGAACTACGTTGCCTCGCTGCTGATGGGCTACCAGGCGCCTTCGGAAGAGCTCCTTGCAGAACATCCCGAAGCAGCTCCGGGGCCGGGCCTGCACCACAATCCGTACTTCCCGAACCTCAACCTCGCGATGGCACCGCCGCTCACGACCGACGGCCAGGTGACCTACGACGACGGGACCGAAGCGACGATCGAGCAGATGTCGAAAGACGTCGCCGCTTTCCTCACTTGGACGGCCGAGCCGACCCTCGTGAAGCGCAAGCAGACCGGTTGGCCGGTGCTCATCTTCCTCCTGTTCGCGACGATCCTCGCTTACATGTCGAAGCAACAGATCTGGGCGGCAGTGAAGCCCAAGAAAGACTGATCGAGCTCTTCTCGCTCCTTTTGAACGCCCCCGCCGTCACAACGATGGCGGGGGCGTTTTCATTTGTGTCCCTCTCCATTGCAAAGGCGCACCATGTCACCTGAAGAACTGAAGTCGCTTGTGCGAACGATTCCCGATTTCCCGAAGTCCGGTATCCAGTTCCGCGACATCACGACCCTGATCGGACATGGCGAAGGCTTCCGCGCAAGCGTCGACTGGCTCGCGGCGCAGGTTTCCAGGGCGCCCGTCGATGCGATCGCGGGCATGGAGGCGCGTGGCTTCATATTCGGAGCCGCGGTCGCAGCGGCCCTCGGCAAGCCGTTCATTCCCATCCGCAAGCCTGGCAAGTTGCCCATCGACACCATCGGCGTCGACTACGCGCTGGAATACGGCAGCGACCGGCTGGAGATGGATCCTGAAGCGGTTGCAAATGGGTCCTATGTGGCCATCGTCGACGATCTGCTGGCCACCGGCGGCACCGCCTGCGCGGCAACGGAGCTGCTTCGCAAAGCTGGCGCTCAGGTCACGGCGGCGAGCTTCATAATCGACCTGCCCGACCTCGGCGGGGCGAAGAAGCTTCGCGAATGTAGCGTCGCAGTGTCGTCTCTCATGCAATTTGACGGCGACTAGCTTCGAATTTCAGCATAATTTGGAAATAGTAGGGCTTTCGGGCATTGAGGGCGGGAAGGCCTTTCAATGAAGGCCGACCGACTTTGCGAGGGGCATGGAACAGACACTTGTCATAGCCTTGGTGGGCATTCTGGGTATCGGCGCGCAATGGATTGCGTGGCGGACCGGTTGGCCCGCCATCGTCCTCATGCTTGCTGCCGGTTTTCTGGCGGGGCCGGTGCTCGGCATCTTCGATCCCGAGCATGCTTTCGGCGAATTGCTTGAACCGATGGTGGCGATCGGGGTCGCACTGATCCTTTTCGAAGGCGGACTGAGCCTCGATTTCCGCGAGCTGCGTCATACCGGCAGCGCGGTCATGCGCCTCGCAACCGTTGGGGTCGCGATCGGTTGGCTCTTGGGCGCGCTAGCTGGCATCTACATCGCGGGTCTGGCTCCGGAAGTGGCGATCCTGTTCGGCGGGATCCTCGTGGTTACCGGCCCTACTGTGGTCATCCCGCTGCTCCGGCAGAGCTCGATCAAGTCGCGCCCCGCTTCGATCCTGAAGTGGGAGGCGATCGTGAACGATCCCACCGGCGCGCTGTGCGCCGTGATCGCCTACGAATATTTCCGCAAGATCGCCGAGCAGCCCAATGCGACACTTTTCGAGGTCGTGCCGCCCCTGATTATCGCCGCGATCATTGCCGGCCTGATCGGCTACATCGCCGCGCTGGCAATAGCCTGGGCGTTTCCGCGCGGCGCGGTTCCTGAATACCTAAAAGTGCCCGTCCTGCTGACCGCCGTGGTGGGCGTGTTCGTACTATCGAACCTGATAGAGCATGAAGCCGGTCTTGTAGCCGTAACGGTCATGGGTGTAGCCCTGGCGAACATGAATGTGTCGAGCCTGCGCTCCATCCATCCGTTCAAGGAGAACATCGCGGTCCTGCTGGTCTCGGGCATCTTTATTTTGCTCTCGGCATCGCTCAGTATCGAGGACATTCGCTACATCAACTGGCCCATTGCCCTGTTCCTGCTTGCGCTGCTGTTCCTCGTCCGCCCCGCGACGATCCTGATCAGCCTGCTGGGCACGAACATCCCCTGGAACGAGCGCTTGTTTCTCGCTTGGATCGCCCCGCGCGGTATCGTCCTGGTCGCAATTTCCGGCTTGTTTGCGCTACGCCTGTCGGACCTCGGGTTCACCGATGGCAATTTGCTGATCGGCCTGAGCTTCGCGGTAGTCGTGGTTACCATCGTGGCCCATGGCTTCACCGTCGACTGGGTTGCCAAGTTGCTCAAGGTGAAGGGCGCGACCCGTCCTGGCATCCTGATCGTCGGCAGCACGCCGTGGACCATCGCCCTGGCGGAACAGGTACAGGAGATGAAGGCTCCGGTCCTCATCGTGGACTCCAGCTGGCAACGCCTCGCCCTGGCCCGCCAGAAAGGCATACCTTTCTATCACGGCGAAATCCTCAACGAGGCGACCGAGCACAATCTGGAACTGGCGCCCTACCAGAACCTCGTCGCGGCGACGGAGAACGAGGCTTACAACGCGCTCGTCTGCAATGAATTCGCGCATGAGATCGGACGCGACGCGGTATTCCAGCTGGGCGAGGCCGCGCAATCGGACAACAAGCATTCTTTGCCCGAAAGCCTTCGCGGTCGTGCGCTGTTTGAGTCGGGCTTCGGGGTGGAGGACGTCTCGGAACGCCAGCGTCAGGGCTGGGTCTTCCGCAAAACGAAGCTGTCCGACGAATTCGACTTCGAGGATGCTCAAGAGCGTTTGCCCGATGCAGCCAACATGCTGCTGCTGATCCGCAGGGGCGGGATTATTCGCTTCTTCACGCACGCATCGCGGCCCGAACCGCGCGCAGGCGACACGATCTTGAGTTACTTGCCGCCCCAACGCCGCACGGCCGAGGAAAATGCGGCCCGCAAGAAATCTGGACGTAAGCAGGGGATAGAACCGGCATGACCCGGACGAGGACAAACTGGGCGGGAATGGCCTGCCTGACGATCGCGGCGATGGGGCTGCAGGCCTGCGGGCGCGAAGAAGCTCCTGATCCCGCACCGACCGAGAGCGATGGCCCGCGCTCCATCTTCGAGAAGGAAGGGACAGGCCCCGCCGGCGGGCCTCCCGCAGCCGTCCTGCCTCCGCTGGAAACGACGCTGGGCTTTCCCGACGGGACGAGCGAATTGACGGAGGCGGCCCGCGCGGAGCTGGCTACCATCCTCAAGTCCGCCCAGATGGGTGCGGGTGGTCGCATCGTCCTTGGCGGACATTCCGACAGCGATGGCAGTGATCAGGCGAACGAGACAGCGTCTCGCGAACGCGCAGAAGCCGTGCGCGACTTCCTCATCGAAAACGGTGTCGACGAAGAGCGAATCGAGATCATCGCTTTCGGAGAACAGAATCCGGTCGAGCCTAATGCCCTCCCCGATGGCGCATCCAATGAAGAGGGACGCGCAGCGAACCGCAGGGTCGAGGTGACGATCGAAACCGCGATTATCGACACCGAAGAAACCCGCGCACCCACCTTGATCGAATCGATCACGCAGGGTGATGAGGCGGGCGCCGAAGAAAGCAGCGCGAACAGCGAATGACCTGTTGACGCGGGGCCACTCCCGGTGGCATTTGCGCACCCGCCCAAGCAGGTGTGGGCGGGTATAGCATAGTGGTAATGCTCCAGCCTTCCAAGCTGGCTAGAGGGGTTCGATTCCCCTTACCCGCTCCAACCTCTGCTCTGACGAGCGTATTTAGCGCTAGCCCACCGCCATATTGTCGATCAGCCGCGTGCCGCCGATACGCGCAGCCACGAACAGGCGTGCATTGCCATTGTCCTTTTGCAGGCGTTCCAGGCTGTCTGCATCGCGCACTTCGGCATAATCGACGCTGTCGAACCCGCTTACCTGGAGCACTTCGCGAAGATTGCCGAGCGGCCGTTCGGCTTCGCCGCCTTCGGACAGGACTGCAATCGCATCGCGCATCGCGCGGGGCAGGGCGGCGGCCTGTTTGCGCTGGTCCGGCGAAAGGTAAGCGTTCCGGCTGCTCATCGCGAGGCCGTCATCCTCGCGTACGATCGCAACCCCGCGAATCGCATCGACATGGGGCTGGGTCAGATCGAGATCGCGGGCCATGCGGCGGATGACGGCGAGTTGCTGCCAATCCTTCTCGCCGAAGAAGGCGATATCCGGCCGGACTTGGTTGAAGAGCTTGCATACGA
This DNA window, taken from Qipengyuania seohaensis, encodes the following:
- the panC gene encoding pantoate--beta-alanine ligase, yielding MQTARELEVLRKAVETLRGDGATIALVPTMGALHEGHLTLMREARNAADHVVASIFVNPRQFGEGEDLDAYPRQLARDAELLEKEGVALLWAPLPQEVYPPGYTTNISVAGVSEGLCGGDRPGHFDGVATVVCKLFNQVRPDIAFFGEKDWQQLAVIRRMARDLDLTQPHVDAIRGVAIVREDDGLAMSSRNAYLSPDQRKQAAALPRAMRDAIAVLSEGGEAERPLGNLREVLQVSGFDSVDYAEVRDADSLERLQKDNGNARLFVAARIGGTRLIDNMAVG
- a CDS encoding adenine phosphoribosyltransferase, with the protein product MSPEELKSLVRTIPDFPKSGIQFRDITTLIGHGEGFRASVDWLAAQVSRAPVDAIAGMEARGFIFGAAVAAALGKPFIPIRKPGKLPIDTIGVDYALEYGSDRLEMDPEAVANGSYVAIVDDLLATGGTACAATELLRKAGAQVTAASFIIDLPDLGGAKKLRECSVAVSSLMQFDGD
- a CDS encoding cytochrome c1, producing MTKLLSVRLVAILVGLGFAFVALFAFVIGAYNAATEEAAGHVPYEKPQDIAFSFDGPFGKWDKAQLQRGLKVYDEVCSACHSLKFVAFRNLEELGYDEGQVKAYAASKQVPGIDPNTGEAAMRPGLPTDYFPSPYPNAVAAAAANNNAIPPDLSLITKARGDGTNYVASLLMGYQAPSEELLAEHPEAAPGPGLHHNPYFPNLNLAMAPPLTTDGQVTYDDGTEATIEQMSKDVAAFLTWTAEPTLVKRKQTGWPVLIFLLFATILAYMSKQQIWAAVKPKKD
- the petA gene encoding ubiquinol-cytochrome c reductase iron-sulfur subunit, whose product is MADTTATASTETVAQTDDGIRRRDFLDIAAIGAAGVGGLAVVYPLVTQMAPSKDVLAASSTEVDVSSIEPGQAIKAVFRKQPLFVKRLTDAEIAAANATPAGSLRDPQSLEDRTKEGHRDILVTMGVCTHLGCVPLGAAEGEVKGEYGGYFCPCHGSHYDTAGRIRKGPAPTNLEVPEYEFTSDTVIQVG
- the pgeF gene encoding peptidoglycan editing factor PgeF: MQSDRLEIAHGFLTGPQSDRRELDRIGGDAPTALLKQVHSADCIVVGIDFDFESRPEADAMVTKVPQIRLAIVTADCAPVLLQDADAGVIGAAHAGWRGAHGGVLENTVAAMEALGARPARIAAVIGPCIAQANYEVDDAFRAKFERGEHRFFEAGREGHWQFDLEGYAAWRLSLAGVEDIDRLSLDTYANESEFYSYRRATHRREPTEGRQFSAICLTE
- a CDS encoding cation:proton antiporter; the protein is MEQTLVIALVGILGIGAQWIAWRTGWPAIVLMLAAGFLAGPVLGIFDPEHAFGELLEPMVAIGVALILFEGGLSLDFRELRHTGSAVMRLATVGVAIGWLLGALAGIYIAGLAPEVAILFGGILVVTGPTVVIPLLRQSSIKSRPASILKWEAIVNDPTGALCAVIAYEYFRKIAEQPNATLFEVVPPLIIAAIIAGLIGYIAALAIAWAFPRGAVPEYLKVPVLLTAVVGVFVLSNLIEHEAGLVAVTVMGVALANMNVSSLRSIHPFKENIAVLLVSGIFILLSASLSIEDIRYINWPIALFLLALLFLVRPATILISLLGTNIPWNERLFLAWIAPRGIVLVAISGLFALRLSDLGFTDGNLLIGLSFAVVVVTIVAHGFTVDWVAKLLKVKGATRPGILIVGSTPWTIALAEQVQEMKAPVLIVDSSWQRLALARQKGIPFYHGEILNEATEHNLELAPYQNLVAATENEAYNALVCNEFAHEIGRDAVFQLGEAAQSDNKHSLPESLRGRALFESGFGVEDVSERQRQGWVFRKTKLSDEFDFEDAQERLPDAANMLLLIRRGGIIRFFTHASRPEPRAGDTILSYLPPQRRTAEENAARKKSGRKQGIEPA
- a CDS encoding OmpA family protein — its product is MTRTRTNWAGMACLTIAAMGLQACGREEAPDPAPTESDGPRSIFEKEGTGPAGGPPAAVLPPLETTLGFPDGTSELTEAARAELATILKSAQMGAGGRIVLGGHSDSDGSDQANETASRERAEAVRDFLIENGVDEERIEIIAFGEQNPVEPNALPDGASNEEGRAANRRVEVTIETAIIDTEETRAPTLIESITQGDEAGAEESSANSE
- a CDS encoding cytochrome b → MSFPWAREYQPSNGFTRFLDEKLPLPRLVYNAVGAGYPVPRNLSYFWNFGVLAGFFLVLQIVTGVVLAMHYAANAQVAFATTEHIMRNVNWGWMMRYAHANGASFFFIVVYMHIFRGLFYSSYKAPREMIWLLGVVIFLLMMATAFMGYVLPWGQMSFWGAKVITGLFGAIPLVGEPIQIWLLGGFAPDNAALNRFFSLHFLLPFVIAGVVILHIWALHIPGSSNPTGVEVKSESDTVPFHPYYTAKDGFGLGVVLLAYFAMVFFLPNALGHPDNYIEANPLSTPAHIVPEWYFWPFYAILRAFTVDFILPAKLWGVIAMFASILLWFFLPWLDKSPVRSGHYRPLFRKFFWFGLIPTMIVLFICGGAPAEEPYVMLSQIATAYYFLHFLVILPIISSVEKPEPLPYSITEAVLGSDKKAVLGENTTPAV